In Sphaerospermopsis torques-reginae ITEP-024, the genomic window CTTTGCGCTCCGTGGTGATTAATGAATTGATGAATTATCTAGAACAACGACAACAATCAGACTGTGCTGATTATTTCTCTCTCCGTCTCAAGGATTTATCAGCACAAGAGATCGAGTCAATTTTGGGTTTAACCCCACGTCAGCGTGACTACTTGCAGCAACGTTTTAAGTATCATTTAATTAGGTTTTCTCTCTTGCATCATTGGGAATTGGTACATGAATGGTTAGATGTGTCTTTACCTACTAATTTAGGTTTAACATCCCACCAATGGCAACTGTACACAGGCAAATTAGATGATAAAGATCGGTCTTTGTTGGATTTGAAGCAACAAGGAGAAACTGACGAAACCATTGCCAAAACTAATTTTAAAGTTTTAATTGTCAATTTTTTGGTGATTTTAGGTTTAGGACTGGGAATTTTTGCTGTTTTACCTCGTTTTCCAGGTTATCAATTACGTTCTTTTCCTGTGAGTACGCCAATTCAGTTACAAGGCGAGTTTACAGGACGTAGTATCATTAATCCTGGTTATGTTCGAGAAGGCAATGGTGGTGGTGATGGTAATGGTAATGCTGATGCTACAGGACAGGGAAGCAGTGGTGAACCAGGAACGGTAGATAGTAATTTTTATTACGGTTTTAATAGCGAGATGAACCAAAACCTGCGGGGGGAAATGAAACCCAAGGTGGTGATGCGGGTGAGGTCCCAAGCGGAAGGTTTTTGGCGGGTTTTGGCTTTTGATCAATACACTGGTAAGGGTTGGAAAATTTCTCGTAATGATGATGTTACTACTTTAAGACGTTCATCTTGGTCCTACAAAATAGACTTGGATCTACCATTAATCAAAACTCCTACTAGAGAAGTTGTACAAACTTATAATGTGGTATCAGATTTACCTAATTTGATACCTGCTTTGTCTTATCCCAAGGAAATCTATTTTCCTGGTCCTGTGATCGCTGTCGATCAGGAAGGGGGTTTGCGATCGCCTGTACAATTATCGGAAGGTATGACTTATACTGTACTATCGGAAGTCCCATACCGCGATCGCACTTTGTTGGGTAAGGCTGATACTAAATACCCCAAGGAAATTAAGGATTATTATCTACAAATACCGCCGGAAATTGCTGATAAAGTCCGCCAAAAAACGGAAGCAATTCTCGCTGATTATAATCGTCAACGGGTTTCCCGTACTGAAGATGTCAGAACTCTTAATTCAGTTTACGAAAAAACACTTTATCTTGCTCAGTATCTCAAACAAAATTACTCTTTTCCAGAAAACCCTCTCGGACTACCTCATCTAGATAAAAATGATGATTTGGTAGAGTCTTTTTTATTCAAACATCAAGGCGGTTATCCAGACCATTTTTCTACTGTTTTAACTGTGATGTTGCGTTCTATAGGCATTCCTGCACGGTTGGTAGCTGGTTTTGCTCCGGGTGAGTTTAATCCGTTTACGGGGATGTATATTGTCAAAAATACGGATGCTTACGCTATGACAGAGGTGTATTTTCCTAAATATGGCTGGTTTGCGTTTGATCCTATTCCCAATCATCCTTTAATTCCGCCTTCCATTGAAGAATATCAAACTTTTAGCGTATTACGTCAATTTTGGAACTGGATAGCTGGTTGGTTGCCTTCACCGGTTACTGGTTTATTAAATGGTTTATTTGGTACATTATTTAGATGGTTGTTTAGGGCGATCGCTTGGTTTTTCTCTTTATTCTCTCAAGGTTGGGTAGGGATTTTCACTGGTTTAATTGTAGGAACAATAACTGCTTTCTTTGGGTGGTTAGGTTGGGTACAGTGGAAAAAATGGCTTAATCGTAAGTGGTTGAAGAAGTTACCGCCTATGGAAAGGCTGTATCAACAAATGTTGCAATGGACAGCGGAAAAAGGTTTAGGTAAACATCCAGCGCAGACACCTTTGGAATATGCTCAGGTATCATATAACCAACATCCCAGAGAAACAGCACAAGTAATTGATGAAATTTGTCAAGCTTATGTGAGTTGGCGTTATGGTGGGAATAGTCCTAATTGGCAAGAATTACAGCAACGGTGGAAAGAGTTGCAAAAGATGAAAGCTATTAGTAAGTGATAGGTGACAGGTGATAGGTCAATACTGTTCGGTTAAGGTTGAAAAACTGTGAAGATCCCCCCAACCCCCCTTAAAAAGGGGGGCTTTAGCCATATTTTACCCTTGTTGGAGAGCGATAAGCTGTTGTGCATTTAATTTGTATCCCACCTTCCGCACCCTAAACTGTCACACAACGAAAAATGGTCGTTTGGGGATTTGAGATTGGCGATCGCCACCTAAGATTTAGAACATTTTGTATCAGAATTATCATAAAAGGTATTCAAAAATCCGAAATTACCGATTGTGACACTGGGGGGTGCGGAATGTGGGTTGTATAAATGATACAGGCAAGATGCCTGTGCTACAAGAGTTCAGAAATTTATGATTATACAATTTAGCTGCATCACAGCTTAACGAACCGCTGCTGCAAGCAGTTCGCTTACTAGGGAATATAAAGTTTTGTAAAGAATGGAAATTTTTGCGTAAAACTTTCAGACAGGGGAAGATACGAGAATAGATATCTTCACGGGAGAGTGCGGAGTGCGAGATGACAAATGATTTTCTAGGAAGAGACGACGATGCGCTCAACCAAGAACTACAACAGCTAGTTAATGAAGCCAAGCGATATCCGGCTGACAGTAAAAGTCCCACGGATAGAGCCAAAAGACGCATAGCTTTAAATAAGCTGATTAATGCTATTCGCGGTTCTGGGAAATTGAGCAAGCAAATTCAGTGGTGGGAATCACCAAACTATGAAGATTATTATCATGAAGCATTACAACTTACATTCATAGAAATTTGTCAAAAAATTGAACAATATAATCCTCAATATCCAGTGATGGCATGGGTAAATATAATTTTTTCCCGGCGAATTTCTGATGTGGGTAAAAAAGACCAAAAAAGAGGGATTACTCAACTTCCTAAGCATCAAAAAGTTACTCAAGTGCTGTCTTTAGATGAAATCAACAAAGATTTCCCAGTAGACAATGAAATATCTGAGCAACAACAGTTAAAGGAAATTATTGAGAATGATCCAGAGAATGTTTTAAAAAATGACTGTATTAAAGATCATCCCCAAGCTAATTTGCAAGCTATTCTGTTGTTGGTTTTAAATGGTAAGCAATGGCAAGAAATTTCTGAGGAATTAGAAGTACCACTTTCGACAGCTTCTAGTTTTTACCAGCGGCGGATGCGTAAAATTATTACTTATTTAAAGAAATATATATAGAAACTGCATTAACTGACTATAAAAATTTTGGAGATTGTCTCATGAATAGCATCACAGAACAACTAACTTTTAGCGTAGCTCTCTCTACAGAAGCTCATGGAATAGCTCAAGAATATAGCCAAGGTATTTCTAATCCTGATCAGCGGCAACAGGTTTATCTTAATACTTTAGCTGTGTATGCTGTAGATAATTATCTCCAGTGTATGGGATTTGAAACTGATTGCCAAGGAAGTGATAGTCATGACTTTTTAGTAATTCAATTGATGAATGTGGCTGATTTAAAAGTAAAAAATTTAGGTAAATTAGAATGTCGTCCAGTTTTACCAAAAGCAGAAGTATGTGAAATTCCGCCGGAGGTTTGGGAGGATAGAGTGGGTTATGTGGCTGTGCAGTTCAATTCTGATTTAAAAGAGGCGAAAATTTTAGGTTTTACACCTCAAGCTGAAGCAGAAGTTCCTCTGAATCAGTTGCAATCTTTGGAGAATTTTTTACTTTATCTGAGTGAATTAGAAATAGCTAAATCTCCAGAAGATGAAGATTTATCCAGCCTAATGAAAATTGGACAATGGTTAGATGGCTTTGTAGATGCAAGTTGGCAAACTATTGAGAATTTATTA contains:
- a CDS encoding transglutaminase TgpA family protein, which translates into the protein MAKTNFKVLIVNFLVILGLGLGIFAVLPRFPGYQLRSFPVSTPIQLQGEFTGRSIINPGYVREGNGGGDGNGNADATGQGSSGEPGTVDSNFYYGFNSEMNQNLRGEMKPKVVMRVRSQAEGFWRVLAFDQYTGKGWKISRNDDVTTLRRSSWSYKIDLDLPLIKTPTREVVQTYNVVSDLPNLIPALSYPKEIYFPGPVIAVDQEGGLRSPVQLSEGMTYTVLSEVPYRDRTLLGKADTKYPKEIKDYYLQIPPEIADKVRQKTEAILADYNRQRVSRTEDVRTLNSVYEKTLYLAQYLKQNYSFPENPLGLPHLDKNDDLVESFLFKHQGGYPDHFSTVLTVMLRSIGIPARLVAGFAPGEFNPFTGMYIVKNTDAYAMTEVYFPKYGWFAFDPIPNHPLIPPSIEEYQTFSVLRQFWNWIAGWLPSPVTGLLNGLFGTLFRWLFRAIAWFFSLFSQGWVGIFTGLIVGTITAFFGWLGWVQWKKWLNRKWLKKLPPMERLYQQMLQWTAEKGLGKHPAQTPLEYAQVSYNQHPRETAQVIDEICQAYVSWRYGGNSPNWQELQQRWKELQKMKAISK
- a CDS encoding sigma-70 family RNA polymerase sigma factor → MTNDFLGRDDDALNQELQQLVNEAKRYPADSKSPTDRAKRRIALNKLINAIRGSGKLSKQIQWWESPNYEDYYHEALQLTFIEICQKIEQYNPQYPVMAWVNIIFSRRISDVGKKDQKRGITQLPKHQKVTQVLSLDEINKDFPVDNEISEQQQLKEIIENDPENVLKNDCIKDHPQANLQAILLLVLNGKQWQEISEELEVPLSTASSFYQRRMRKIITYLKKYI
- a CDS encoding DUF1822 family protein codes for the protein MNSITEQLTFSVALSTEAHGIAQEYSQGISNPDQRQQVYLNTLAVYAVDNYLQCMGFETDCQGSDSHDFLVIQLMNVADLKVKNLGKLECRPVLPKAEVCEIPPEVWEDRVGYVAVQFNSDLKEAKILGFTPQAEAEVPLNQLQSLENFLLYLSELEIAKSPEDEDLSSLMKIGQWLDGFVDASWQTIENLLNPQQLGLAFKSAVSMTRGQKIDLGMHLEQISVALSVALVVKIAASSEGEVDILTQVYPVGNHVLPEGVKLNIIDNLGENVLEVISRDEDNWIQLEFSAELGEKFQIMVAYGESQQTKMFEV